From the Spiroplasma sp. BIUS-1 genome, one window contains:
- a CDS encoding type III pantothenate kinase — protein sequence MKILLVDIGNTTADFRIWDKSKNSLTKIIRPETTDTKWRRSTVLSKYFKDNKIEFEKIVYVSVVPEWNDILRAFGANMKVEIFNLRSDFEIEKELFEVDDINKLGADFIANFYGALDKHNIETGAIISMGTASTIAIIENKKFKGAIICPGLKKSLNALISSAVLLQNNTYEKSNKAYGKNTIDAINVGAYNAHYLMLKSMINNLNLKTAIFTGGNSIDFKEDIEKDGFVFDEELIFNGLIKFNK from the coding sequence ATGAAAATACTATTAGTAGATATCGGAAACACTACAGCTGATTTTCGTATTTGAGATAAAAGTAAAAACTCTCTTACAAAAATAATAAGACCAGAAACAACAGATACAAAATGAAGAAGAAGTACTGTTTTGAGTAAATACTTTAAAGACAATAAAATAGAGTTTGAAAAAATAGTTTATGTTTCTGTTGTTCCTGAATGAAATGATATTTTAAGAGCTTTTGGAGCAAATATGAAAGTAGAAATATTTAATCTTAGAAGTGATTTTGAAATCGAAAAAGAACTTTTTGAAGTTGATGATATCAACAAACTAGGAGCAGATTTTATAGCAAACTTTTATGGAGCTTTAGATAAGCACAACATTGAAACTGGAGCTATAATTTCAATGGGAACAGCTTCTACAATTGCTATAATAGAGAATAAGAAGTTTAAAGGAGCTATAATTTGTCCTGGACTTAAAAAATCTTTAAATGCTTTAATTTCAAGTGCTGTACTTTTACAAAACAATACTTATGAAAAATCAAATAAAGCTTATGGAAAAAATACAATTGATGCCATAAATGTTGGAGCATATAATGCCCACTATTTAATGTTGAAATCAATGATAAATAATCTAAATCTAAAGACTGCTATTTTTACTGGTGGAAATTCAATTGATTTTAAAGAAGATATAGAAAAAGATGGTTTTGTTTTTGATGAAGAATTAATCTTTAACGGACTTATTAAATTTAATAAATAA
- a CDS encoding alpha/beta fold hydrolase has protein sequence MKEIKIKAKDGKKLHTYIWDEVKNPKGIVQLVHGSCEHSKRYDEFAKYLNANGWIVISNDHRGHGKTANIENDELGYFANEDGWKLLVTDLKLINEYIKENYKVEKTVMMGHSMGSFLARNYAIDYSESIDGLVLSGTAWESNLSLKFGRRVAIARQRKYGAKNVDDFIWNLSYKKFNKKFNDEGNTGSEWLSVDEKNVDKFVKDPLCGQVFTTSAFKDLFEGLIYIQKSKNIKKIRKDLPIILVSGTNDPVGGYGKTVKKTYKKFKKANLKVKIKLYESLRHEILFDIKKDLIFADTLRFLNQV, from the coding sequence ATGAAGGAAATAAAAATTAAAGCAAAAGATGGAAAAAAACTACACACTTACATTTGAGATGAAGTTAAAAACCCAAAAGGTATAGTTCAATTGGTTCATGGAAGCTGTGAACATTCAAAAAGATATGATGAATTTGCAAAATACTTAAATGCAAATGGATGAATAGTAATTTCAAATGATCATAGAGGTCATGGAAAAACTGCAAACATTGAAAATGATGAACTTGGTTATTTTGCAAATGAAGATGGATGAAAGTTACTAGTAACTGACTTAAAACTTATAAATGAATACATTAAAGAAAATTATAAAGTAGAAAAAACAGTAATGATGGGACACTCTATGGGTAGCTTCTTGGCTAGAAACTATGCAATTGATTATTCTGAATCAATTGATGGTTTAGTTTTAAGTGGTACTGCTTGAGAAAGTAACTTATCTTTAAAATTTGGAAGAAGAGTTGCTATTGCAAGACAAAGAAAGTATGGAGCTAAAAATGTAGATGATTTTATTTGAAATTTAAGTTACAAAAAATTCAATAAGAAATTTAATGATGAAGGAAATACAGGATCAGAATGATTATCAGTTGATGAAAAAAACGTAGATAAATTTGTAAAAGATCCGTTATGTGGACAAGTATTTACAACTTCTGCTTTTAAAGATTTGTTTGAAGGATTAATTTATATTCAAAAATCAAAAAATATTAAAAAAATTAGGAAAGACTTACCTATAATTTTAGTTTCAGGAACAAATGATCCTGTTGGTGGTTATGGTAAGACTGTTAAAAAAACTTATAAGAAGTTCAAGAAAGCTAATTTAAAAGTAAAAATTAAGCTATATGAAAGTTTGAGACATGAAATACTTTTTGATATTAAAAAAGACTTAATCTTTGCAGATACTTTAAGATTTTTAAATCAGGTTTAA
- a CDS encoding L-lactate dehydrogenase encodes MINNKKIVLVGCGAVGTSFVYSAVNQGIAKDYVLIDVFKDAAEGNQMDIADAQAILPDPFSSIKAGDYSDCKDADLIVITAGRPQKPGETRLEMVADNAKIMKDIATQIKNSGFNGITVIASNPVDVLTYVYKTVTGYESSKVISSGTTLDSARLRRLLADKVGAMPHEVEAYLLGEHGDSSVAAWSLGTVNGKTVQDFLNEGVITTKDLEEIKDEATHMAYKIIEKKRATFYGIGACLARIVKAILTDEKVMLMVGAHLNGEYGNSDIYTSVPCIIGKNGIEEIVKWDISSEEQELFNKSCEQLKEVFNTAKEAIK; translated from the coding sequence ATGATAAATAACAAAAAAATAGTATTAGTTGGTTGTGGAGCTGTAGGAACAAGTTTTGTTTACTCAGCTGTTAACCAAGGAATTGCAAAAGATTACGTTTTAATCGACGTATTTAAAGACGCAGCAGAAGGAAACCAAATGGATATTGCTGATGCACAAGCAATATTACCAGATCCTTTTAGTTCAATTAAAGCAGGAGATTACTCAGATTGTAAAGATGCTGATTTAATCGTTATTACTGCAGGAAGACCACAAAAACCTGGTGAAACTAGATTAGAAATGGTTGCAGATAACGCAAAAATCATGAAAGATATTGCAACACAAATTAAAAACTCAGGATTCAACGGAATCACAGTTATTGCATCAAACCCAGTTGATGTATTAACTTATGTTTACAAAACAGTTACTGGTTATGAAAGTTCAAAAGTTATTTCTTCAGGAACAACTTTAGACTCAGCAAGACTAAGAAGATTATTAGCTGATAAAGTAGGGGCAATGCCTCACGAAGTTGAAGCTTACTTATTAGGAGAACACGGTGATTCATCAGTTGCTGCATGAAGTTTAGGAACTGTAAATGGAAAAACTGTTCAAGATTTCTTAAATGAAGGTGTTATAACAACAAAAGATTTAGAAGAAATCAAAGATGAAGCTACTCACATGGCTTACAAAATTATTGAGAAAAAAAGAGCAACATTCTACGGAATTGGTGCTTGTTTAGCAAGAATTGTTAAAGCAATCTTAACAGATGAAAAAGTAATGTTAATGGTTGGTGCTCACTTAAATGGTGAATACGGAAACTCAGATATCTATACAAGTGTTCCATGTATTATTGGAAAAAACGGTATTGAAGAAATCGTTAAATGAGATATTTCATCAGAAGAACAAGAATTATTTAACAAATCATGTGAACAATTAAAAGAAGTATTTAATACTGCAAAAGAAGCTATTAAATAG
- the rpsI gene encoding 30S ribosomal protein S9 has product MAAKKDVVMYRGTGRRKSSVAQVILTPGQGGITVNGKPALEFFPYATLVQDMEQPLEATGTKSDFSIKITVKGGGFTGQAGAARLGIARALLEASKDYKPELRGHGLLTRDARVKERKKYGLYGARRAPQFSKR; this is encoded by the coding sequence ATGGCAGCAAAAAAAGACGTTGTTATGTATAGAGGAACTGGAAGAAGAAAATCTTCAGTTGCTCAAGTTATATTAACTCCTGGTCAAGGTGGAATAACTGTTAATGGAAAACCAGCTTTAGAGTTTTTCCCATATGCTACTTTAGTACAAGATATGGAACAGCCTTTAGAAGCTACTGGAACAAAATCAGATTTTTCAATCAAAATTACTGTTAAAGGTGGAGGATTTACTGGACAAGCTGGAGCAGCTCGTTTAGGAATCGCAAGAGCATTATTAGAAGCTTCAAAAGATTACAAACCAGAATTAAGAGGACACGGTTTATTAACTCGTGATGCTCGTGTTAAAGAACGTAAAAAATACGGACTTTATGGAGCACGTAGAGCACCACAATTCTCAAAACGTTAA
- the rplM gene encoding 50S ribosomal protein L13 — MKQTTLIKTADIAKKWYVVDATGATLGRLSTQIAMVLRGKNKPTFTPHINNGDHVIVINAEKVILSGKKENDKNYYHHSMHPGGLKSRNVATQRKLFPERIIERAVRLMLPKNVQGGNQYRALHVYAGNEHPHQAQNPEVLVINTNKGDNK, encoded by the coding sequence ATGAAACAAACTACACTAATTAAAACAGCAGATATTGCTAAAAAATGATACGTAGTTGACGCTACTGGAGCAACTTTAGGTAGATTATCTACTCAAATTGCTATGGTATTAAGAGGAAAAAATAAACCAACATTTACACCTCATATTAATAATGGAGATCACGTAATCGTAATTAATGCAGAAAAAGTAATTTTATCAGGTAAAAAAGAAAATGATAAAAACTACTACCACCACTCAATGCACCCAGGGGGATTAAAATCTAGAAACGTTGCTACACAACGTAAATTATTCCCTGAAAGAATCATTGAAAGAGCAGTAAGATTAATGTTACCAAAAAACGTTCAAGGGGGAAATCAATACCGTGCATTACACGTATATGCAGGTAATGAACATCCACACCAAGCACAAAATCCAGAAGTATTAGTAATTAACACAAACAAAGGAGATAACAAATAA